The Lepidochelys kempii isolate rLepKem1 chromosome 2, rLepKem1.hap2, whole genome shotgun sequence genomic interval TGTTGGAAATGTTCAAACATACACCAGATGATCTGCAATATATGTGTATTTATATGTGTATAATATAAATTAATGCAGTATACGTGTGTAAGTATCTAATTAGACCTAACATATATTAaattataattttatatttatatactgTTATCTATAAAACTGCAAAAGACAACAATCTGAATTCAAGCCATGATAGCTACTATGAGGAAAAAGATCTAAATTGTACCAAAATTTTAGCTTTCTATATTCAGTTAGATGCATTTTCCTATTCTCGAAGGTGAGACTATCCATTCAGGAACAATGCTCCTGAAGAGGCTGGGAAATATTTGTATTCGATTTTCtataaaccaaccaaccaaaaaaaatataaaataaattctaaaaaGTTCAGTATTAACTCCAAACACACAACAGCAGATGGGATTAAtaagaaatttattattttaaaataatagtgTAATTAGTTTAACTATCAAATTTCAATTACCTATGGTCAGGCGGTTGCCTCTTTTCCTTCCTGAGCTGCAAATATTGTTAGCAGACTAATTTTTAGCAATTTAGAAGTCATAGAGTTTTTTCTGCATTCTAATTTCAGTATTGTAGGCTACTTTGTGAAAGATGTCAGTGAATTCTCCTATATTAAAAACCCCAACCcaaatcaaaccaaaccaaacccaaaacaaacaaaaacccgaATCGTAAATTTGTAGTTTGGGAAATGCTCTCACTCGGAAAGAAATATTCCCAGTTAGTCCTTTCATTTTATtggaatttctttctttctttctttctttctttctttctttctttctttctttctttctttctttctttctttctttctttctttctttctttctttctttctttatcgTTAATGGCACATAGCACCACTAACTAATCTATTTGGCCCTTTCTCCCCTTTTATATCAACTTCCGAATCTAGTTATATGTTATCACACCTCTCAATCTACAAAGGGATAAAAAATTCTCAAATAACTAAATTATCATACAATAACAAAGTTTAAAAGCTCTGGGGACAGATCATAGAGAAACAAATACTGATTTGCAATTAGTTGGCCTCTATTTCACAGGATCTAGCAGTCTCATTTCCACCTTGATATATAATGTATGCTCAATCCTAAATCAAGTGATTTTGAAACGGAGAGTTGTACACTATTGTCATTGTATTTAATGTATTGTGCAATGTCAATTTCTTTTCCTGCATACTACATTTTAGTTTCTCGTTGATTTCTGATCCTCCCCCCAtctttcctcccctctccttcttcttctccctcccccccccccccccccaaaaaaaatgcTAGAGGAAAGACAATGTTTGTGCCCAGGACGAATGTGCGACTGGTAACGCCGAATTTAGGTCTCTCTCTCCGTTCCacagggaagagggggaaataaTTGGCCACAATAAGCAGCAATCACAGTAGCAAAGCTCAGACTCGCGTGGCTTTGAGCAAAATCTTGTTCTCCTGTTTTAAGAGTCCGAGGCCACCCGGGTGAGAGGTATCTGGTCGAACGGCGGGTTTAGGGGAGGTGGTTGGTGCCATGGATACTGGGATGCGCCTCGGGTTTCGCTCCCCTTTCTGGCTGCGCATGTTTTCACCACTGCTGGGACCTCTCTCCCCAAGTGGGTAGGAGACGCTTTGGGCTGCTGCTACGGCTGCCGCCCTGGGCTCCTCCGGCACTCACCATCTTTCCATTTCCTGATCCGGGGTCCGCAAACAGCGCACCAATTGGCCCTGCCGGTCAGGTGgtgatgagtgtgtgtgtgtgtgtgtgtgtgtgtgtgtgtgtgtgtttgtgtgtgtgttgtctgcgctcgggttggggggggggggagagaggcccAAACTTTGGCAGCCGGCACTTGACAGCGGCGagcggaggagggggagggagggaggggggggagggaggaagggcgggggagggggggagggggcggggcctcggcgAGCCCAGAAAAACGACAACGCGAGAAAAATTAGTATTTTTGCACTTCAACAAATTAATGACCATGAGTTCGTTTTTGATAAACTCCAACTACATCGAGCCCAAATTCCCGCCCTGCGAGGAGTATTCGCAGCACAGCAGCGCCAGCAGCgcctaccaccaccaccagcagcagccgccgccgccgcaccTGCCCCAGCACCCGGCGCACCCGGGCCAGTCTCTCCCCGACTACTACCCGCGGCCCAGCAGAGACCCTGGGTACCAGCCACCGccgccgcctccgcctcctcccgaGGCGCTCTACCCCGCGCAGCCGCCCGGCTACCCCGAGGCGCCCTACAGCTACAGCAGCGCCCGCGCCAGCCCGGGCCGGGAGCAGCCACCCCCGGGGGCCTCCCCTCCTCCGCCACCGAAGGGGCACCAcgtccagccccagcccctgctccaaagccaCGTCCTGCAGCCCCCGCGCCACTGCGAAGCCGCCCCCGCCGCAGGGGCCGGGGCCAGCCCAGGGTGCCCCCTCCTGCCTGACAAGAGCCTGCCCGGCCTCAAAGGCAAAGAGCCCGTGGTGTACCCCTGGATGAAGAAGATCCATGTGAGCACTGGTGAGTGGGACTGCCGGGGAGGAGggcgagggggaggaggggaggacgcTGAAGGTGCTGCAGGTTGGGTTGGGTTTTTATGTGTGCGCGTTTCCTAATGCAAACGTGAGAAACCTTTTGTATCCGGGGTCCTTTATCGAGAGATTTACGAGACGCCAAACCGTTAGGGCAGTAATTATAGCCCCCATAAATTTAATTGCCCTGCCAGTGGCTCTGGGCCATGTGCCTTTGAAGCTTTTCTTCCACCCAAATGCCCATCACCATTTTTTATTGCGCTTCAATTGTTTCCTATTGTCAATAGCCTGTGAAACATTGTCTTGCAGTTATGTCTCTGATTTGAACCTGGTGTCAAGTTATTATATAATGATTCTGTTCAAttgcttttttttgtgtgtgtgtgttcagtcaATCCCAATTACACTGGAGGCGAACCCAAGCGGTCTCGAACTGCCTACACCAGACAACAAGTCTTAGAGCTGGAGAAGGAGTTCCACTTTAACCGTTACCTGACCAGGAGGCGACGCATTGAGATAGCACATACACTTTGTCTCTCGGAGCGCCAGGTCAAGATTTGGTTTCAGAACAGGAGGATGAAATGGAAGAAAGATCACAAACTGCCTAACACTAAGATGCGCTCCTCAAACCCCTCTACTGCTAGTCAGCAAGCCAAAGCACAGACACAGGGCCACCACCATCAACTCGATGGGTCAACACCCAACTCATCAGCcctataattatttttatatttgttttttcagttgcCTATTTTTGTTGTTGACCATTTGGACCAAAACAACTGTATACAGAATCAGAAGAAACGTGCCCTGTACAGGGTACATGTTGAAACCAAAACCTGGACAAATTGTCAACATTGTACAGAGATAATGGTTCCATTCCCTTCATTCTTTtgtatttatgaaaatatgctgtaCCTTcagtgtgacagagtgctggatGCTGTAATGGACGAATTCTGTACCCAAGAAGGACTCTTTTGTAcataacactttaaaaataaaatacagttaaaataaTAACTCGTGAGACACTTGTGTAAGACATTGACTTGAGTTGTGTTGTTTCGTGCAATGTTCGTGGATTCTCCAGTATATGCAGACAGAAGAAACCAAATTTTATGTCATGGAGAGTTTATGAAAACTGTCCCATTACAGTCTGACAGGCAATGTTTAATGTAACAAGagttatttaattgtttttaagaGTAGCCACTGCGGTAGTTGTGATATAATCGTTCCCCCATGTCTCCTattgcatttatttaaaaatattaaaggctGTTGCTGTCTTCATATCTGGCACGTCTAACTGTTTCGGTTTGTGTACAATTTGTGAATTTTGGTGTGATGTATATATTGCCAATACTGGTAATAAAGAATACTctgtacaaaaaaaattaaaggctTCAAACACAAGTTCATGTAATGCTGTTTCCTAAACGTTATGCTTTGCTGATATAActacaattatttaaaaataacagctTATCACATTGTTTTAACTGTAATGAATCTTGTCAATACAGTTGTTTGCCTTCAAATTTAAAGAGATGCTGTTAGTTGCCTGCCTTCACAAAACATAGAGCCTGCTTGAACAAGTATATGTATTATTTATTGCCTAGATGAGCTGTGTCCTGTAGCAACCTTGCCAGAGGTTCAGTCTGTCTATTCATCTATATGTATATGGCTATTCCCACCCTATGCACAGAGAAATAGAGCTTTCACACTCAGTCAATGAACTGAAATGAACTAATTTACTGTAATAGAACTAAGACAGCTAACCATGATACACTTTAAAATATCTGGCCAGTCATTATTTATTCGTTCACTTGGTATTTATTGTGACTTGTCAATTCACTATGAAGAATTAAGGGGAACTGTATGGGTGACAAAAGTTTCTTTATTTCAAAGgcatctatttttaaaagtatttggtGTAAACAGAATTTAAATGAAATCTGGTACAACCCAGAGGTTTAATCTGGTAAATGTGTTCAGAATGATTCTGGAAAACAGTATTCAGGTGTTTCAAACTCATACTAACCTT includes:
- the HOXA4 gene encoding homeobox protein Hox-A4, giving the protein MTMSSFLINSNYIEPKFPPCEEYSQHSSASSAYHHHQQQPPPPHLPQHPAHPGQSLPDYYPRPSRDPGYQPPPPPPPPPEALYPAQPPGYPEAPYSYSSARASPGREQPPPGASPPPPPKGHHVQPQPLLQSHVLQPPRHCEAAPAAGAGASPGCPLLPDKSLPGLKGKEPVVYPWMKKIHVSTVNPNYTGGEPKRSRTAYTRQQVLELEKEFHFNRYLTRRRRIEIAHTLCLSERQVKIWFQNRRMKWKKDHKLPNTKMRSSNPSTASQQAKAQTQGHHHQLDGSTPNSSAL